From the genome of Aliarcobacter lanthieri:
ATAAAAATTGATGCTGTTTGTGCACCAGCACTTGGTGGACTTATAGCTGGTTTTGCACTTGCAACTGCACTTGATGTAAGATTTATATTTGCAGAAAGAGCTGAAGGTGAAATGACTATAAGAAGAGGATTTGAAGTAAAAGCTGGAGAAAAATATCTTGTTTGTGAAGATATTATAACAACTGGTGGAAGTGCTTTAGAAGCTGCAAGAGAAATTGAAAAAGGTGGTGCAGAAGTTGTAGCTTATGCTGCTTTGGCAAATAGAGGTTTCTGTAAGAGAGTGGGAAGTATAATAGAAAGAAAAGACAATTGTAGACTTCCTCTAGATAAACCACTTTTCGCTCTAGAAGATTTTGCATTTGAAATGTATGCACCTGAAAACTGTCCTATGTGTAAAGATGGAAGTATAGCTATAAAACCAGGTAGTAGAGGGAATTAATGGCTAAATGGAGAGATGTAAAACAAAAAAGAATTAAAGATTCTAATTTAAAACTAGATAAAGAAACTTTAAATTCTAATGGTTTTGTATCTCTTGGAAAAAGGCTTAAAGCCTTTTTAATTGATCTATTTTTAGTAACAACTCCAATATTTTACATTGTAATATACTTTATAATGGGTGGAGGGGATGGTTTTGCACAAAATAGACTTTTAGGTTGGGGTATTATTTTAATTGTTGTTTTTTTAATACTTATATCTTTATGGCTCACTAAAGGGCAAACTCCTGGACTAAAAGCTTATGAACTAAAGCTTGTAGATAGAACTACAAAACAAAGAATGAACTTTTATCAAGCATTTCTTCGTTATATATCAACACTATTCTCAATTATATTAATACT
Proteins encoded in this window:
- the pyrE gene encoding orotate phosphoribosyltransferase; this translates as MNIEQIYKDANALLEGHFKLSSGNHSSFYLQSAKVLEDPKTAKVLAEALAVEIKKSGIKIDAVCAPALGGLIAGFALATALDVRFIFAERAEGEMTIRRGFEVKAGEKYLVCEDIITTGGSALEAAREIEKGGAEVVAYAALANRGFCKRVGSIIERKDNCRLPLDKPLFALEDFAFEMYAPENCPMCKDGSIAIKPGSRGN
- a CDS encoding RDD family protein, which codes for MAKWRDVKQKRIKDSNLKLDKETLNSNGFVSLGKRLKAFLIDLFLVTTPIFYIVIYFIMGGGDGFAQNRLLGWGIILIVVFLILISLWLTKGQTPGLKAYELKLVDRTTKQRMNFYQAFLRYISTLFSIILILPLFYPFFDKDRKTVQDILSGTIIIDEE